The Rosa chinensis cultivar Old Blush chromosome 7, RchiOBHm-V2, whole genome shotgun sequence DNA segment cacaagggataacgttcgaaacctaaatcgaaccaaaattcccaaggtgacgccaaatgaggcgaaaccacatccgagacctcccaaagtccccggaatacgtccacgatcgatgtgaccaaaccacatgtcgatcggacgcttaaatcctcaaggatcgaataaatcgatcggtatgaaattgcaaaaatcataacaattccatacgaactccaaaatttacatattatatatcgaaactctcgtatcaacgagtagaacatatataataccaaaaacagttccttaagtggccggaacacagCCAGAATGCCGCCGGAaagccaccacagacggtggtgcaccgctgccagccaaaaacacattatttcacaaaactcccaacatcaaagttcttcatctaagcatgcttgtgaattctcataactaactcgaagtcagaaaacaagcataagggatcgaaaacacctcacaagccgtgaacagtaatccaatccgagttgatcgaagtttcacatgaatcgatccaaacaaccaccaaggatcgatcaacgaggctgctctgagctcaaccaagaagacttgaagcctcgccgacgtcggaacaaggaattccgttcgggtccgaaaacaccaacctgcaccgccttgcagcgccaccGTCtaggagaatcggtgctagaggacatcAGAGGgatgaccagacggaggagacgatcctatctggaaagtttcgtcgccggagaccgccgcagttcgccggaaaagtcgggtcgggtcagtcggattatttatattctgaaggtgcagccgagagagaagagagagagaaagtaaacttccgaaaatggaagtaatgaaaatagtaagtttccaacttgggaaacttctatttataccaaaatggaaatttcttccaatggccataactttctcatacgaactccgattccacatgtccacgaactcgtatcaacgcgctctacaactttcgtgaaggaagttttcggagaatcccaacgaataaaaagtcaacctttggcaacccccctaaaaccatattcttcaattaattattcgcccgaaacacttccgctccatccacgagccacgaaaccgtccactagttataaaattaattccggaaaatcctcggaaaataattacgaatttccggggcatcacatgaGTTTTCTTACGtattaatatatatagatattggAATGAGTGTGGATTCCACGTTATTGTCAGGAATCGATTCTTCAATAACTCGGAGTTTAATGACCAATGAGGGGTATTAGTTTATGAATGAAAGCCtcatggtcacattttttctaCCCAAAAATATTCTTATGTATTTTCAATAACCTCAAATTACCCATAACtctagaaatatatatatatatatatatatatatatatatcttagcATAAGAAAacaacgatttttttttttagagaattgTCAACTCATTGCATTGATCAGTGAAATTATACATAATCACTCATCCCTGTGGGACTGTCAAAAGAGTCACTATCTAAGTAATTCAACCTTTTTACAGATCATGAAGCCCTGCCAAAATCTATCCTAGAACATCCTCGAGAATCAAAAGGCCAAGATGTCCCGAATATTTTTGGCGACAAAACTCATTCTTCAGCTATACCCGAAGCCATCCCCATTAGGAGAGGACTCACACATACCTCCTTAGAAACCACGTTCTCCCCCGATGGAGTTACATCGCCCATCACATACAAGTCACTACCCAGCTGTCCTTCAGCAGTCTCGTTAATAGTAATCTTCCGAACCACTCTCTTACTACGAACCTTTGGTCCCAACTTATTCTTAGACCCTTTAGGCCTACCCCTCTTAGTCTTCAAGGGTGAGTCTTTCACTTTCCCATTATCATTAGGTAAGCCAAAACCCTCCTCCACGTCCAAGCACATTAACGCCAAAGAATCAGTACGCAGTTTAGCCTTCTTCCCTGGACGAGCTTGCACAAAAACAAAGATGACAAATCTCCTGCGGCAAAATAAACAGCTTGACTTCTTAGTTAGTGACATATatttctcctctcttctctagtctttttttttccccttcattTTATTAATTTGGCATTTTGATGCGATCAACATGCTTTTAGTAGAAGTCAGAGTCATAAAACAATTTTAATCTTGTAAACGGCATACTAAATGCTTCATTATATTTTATCAAACGATATTATAATAATaatctttgaaatttttatttcgattaaaattttggtaaataAAAGATGTAATACTCGAATTTGGACAGATAttggtataaaaaaaaatttgaactctTACTGTAAGGTACAtattctaaaaaaaagaaagaaaaaaaattaagtctttttttttattttaaaaaaaaaaagttctcacCTTACGTTTATATATGTCAATGAGAATCAAACATGACTTTTATAATATTAGAATTATAACTTATCTACACGTATTGAATGTCGCCATGTCGGTATACTATAATTTAAACTTGAAGGACAATTTTGAATACCGGCGGAAAAGTAAAGGAGGATATTGAAAATGTACCCAAACTTTAGGGATCAAACTGAAATTTATCTTTCTTACAAAGTCCAATAACAATTCGGTCTCGCTCTTTGCTCAAAATAACAGCCTCTACCCTTTCTTCTCGTCTAAGCTCCCAACTCTACATTTCTCTCGattcttcctcttctctccGACTCTTACGTCAGCACCGTCACCGTTACCGTTACTGTTACCGTCGCTCGGAGATACCGTATTCTGATCGCCGGCGAAGGTACATAGGATCGGCCCCCTCTTGGGTTCTTGATCAATTAACTTATAGGATGACGATGGCCTTTTGCTTCGATCTATTTTACTTTTGTAGTTTTCATGgctcaaaaaaaaattgaaactttatGATTGTGATTGTGACTTGTGCTATTGGGTTCTTCAGGTAGTGaagaaaagtttgaatctttgatAGGTTTGAGGCTTGAATTTGAAAGATGACGCATAGAAGGGCTAACCCAGATGAAATCCAATTGAGGATTGATCCAATTCACGCCGACGTCGATGAGGAGATCACTGGTCTTCGATCCCAAGTCAGAAGATTGAGAAACGTATGCactctgatatatatatatatatatatatataaaatttaattGGGTTATTTAGTTCAATGTGAAAAGTATATTGCTTGATGGTTTAGGATAGGGTTGAAATTACTTTGCTGAAGGATGGAATATGGTACAGGAGCGATGCTTCTCTTCAGGATTTTTGAATCTTGATTATTGAATTGCAGTCCAACAAGTATACTCTTTTTGACCTTGTCGATAAAGATATGTTCTTGCAGTTGGGTTCTGGAGAATGATGTGATCTCTAGATGTTAAATAATGGTTTCATCTTGAAAGATTTTCGCTTGGGGTTTTATTTGGCCGTAACTGGAATGCAGTCTGCCTAGAAGAGGCCCTACGTAAAAGGATATGAATAAGAACTTTTGAATATTACAGATGTTACGACCCTCATCATGAATTTGTTAATGTTTGTAGCATTAATTAGCTACTATATGGTAAATTCATGTTTGCATATTCAATTCCTTTACTGAGTGGCCTCATGCTTAGTATTCCAGAAGTGACAATATGTTGGTAGGGGAGCATTGTCGAAGTATCTATTCCACATGACAAGATGAAAGGTTTCTTTGTACTTACTGAGTccggaaatatttttttttccccatttTGGGGTGTGGGGACTGCATCATATTGTTTGATTGATTATACCTCGGACCCTAATATTTTACGAATTGTAGAACAGCtgtttgaattttctttatcATGTCCATCTGCTTTTGTAACTTCACTTTGCCTCAATAAAAGCTTTTATTCCATGCTTAGCTGCCTCGGGCTGATATTGATTGTGCAATTTGATCACAACAATGTCCTACATGGTTTTTAATCttgatttctttttgtttgttgtgTACTGGTGCAGGTGGCTCAAGAGATTGAGGTTGAAGCCAAATCTCAGAATGCTATGCTCAATCAGCTGGTAtgctttcaaagttcaaacattaTTGCTTATATAATTCATTTTATTAACAACTGAAGGATGGATTACAACTTTTACATTCTGTATTCGACAATTTGACTTTGGAGTTAGGAATGCTAGATGGCAACCTTTTTACCATCATCTAGGATCCTCCATATCTATACTTTGGTTAGAAGAACGAGAGGAAGGATTGTTTCTCAAAAGTAGTAAAATTATATAAAGTAGGATTGATGAATATATTTACAGTTCACAGGAATGTGCAGTGGTATTTTCTGTTGTTAAAACAAGTTGCTCTTCATATAAGAGACTTGCTTGAAATCCAAGAGTTAAAACTTAATATAGTAGATGAATAATATGTTACCACTTCATGCAACTAGAAGGAAATATTAGGAGAGGTAGGATTGTAGGAAACAGAATTAAAGCACCCTATGTCGTCAATGTACGTTTTGCTCAAGCTCCCTTTGGAAGTCAAATAGGTAATACAATTTGAAATGGTTTTtggtttgtgttttaaaaccTATCCATTTCCTTATCTATTTCCTGATCTGTTGCTCCTCTTATCTCCTCTCTCTCGCAactcttttattataaacaaatAGTATACATTACTAGAAGATCACTTAGTTATCGAGTCATGTTGAAGGTAATACTGTACTCCTGGCACTTGTTGAAGGACTCCATATGTTTGCCTTCACATTTTGTGCATGCTTCTCATTGTCTGTGTGTGGAGATGGTGTGACTTTGAATAACCCATATCTTTTGCAggacatgacagtgatgaaagCTCAAGCATGGTTGAAGAATAATGTCAGGAGATTGAACAAGAGCACCATCCAGAGTGGTTCAAACCATGTTGTCCATGTGGTGTGTTTTGCGctcatttgtttctttttggtgTACTTTTGGTCAAAGATATCCAGATGATGAAAGATGATCTCAAAAGTATTTTCCACCTTCCAAATATCTTTTTGTTCAAGAAGAGATTTCCTGGAATTCCAAATTACTGGTGTCATTGTAAAGCAATCCTCACGCTTCTGTTACTATAACAAGTTGAAATATTGACAATAGCACTTCAGGTTTCTGAAAATATTGTGGTTGAAGCAGTTTTGCTTCCTATCAGGGAAACAATCTTTTGTTTCAGATACTAGACAAATGATCTATGTAACCTAGTCAGCTAGATATGAAATCTTTGCTCTTGCTTTTCCCCTTACAcatttcatttgtttttttaatttctgcatGGAGAAAGAAATGTCATTATTTTCATATGTTGCTATAGATTACAAAGTATGAATGAAGATTAGATAGCTAGCATTGGCAAACATTTGAATATCTCTGTGAACTCTGCATGGCTTGCTGCTTGCTTATCCGAACTTGGTTGAGAACAGTTCTAGCCCACCCTGCAAAGTAGGTTTCGTTGTGACCGACCTTGCCATCTTTATAGAAGTTAAAGCATTCTAGTTGTTGTTTAGGGTCAGGACATTCCTCTTCAGCATTAGGATCCCACCATGCACCTCGGTGCTTCATACCGGATTGATCTGCC contains these protein-coding regions:
- the LOC112178908 gene encoding bet1-like protein At4g14600 — protein: MTHRRANPDEIQLRIDPIHADVDEEITGLRSQVRRLRNVAQEIEVEAKSQNAMLNQLDMTVMKAQAWLKNNVRRLNKSTIQSGSNHVVHVVCFALICFFLVYFWSKISR